The DNA segment CGCGGTCATCCGCATCCTCGACAAGGAGTCCGCGAACGCGGAGTTCAAGAACCTGCGCCTCGACGTCCTCGGGATGGACCCCGAGACGATGCGCCGCCTCCGCAAGTTCATCCGGGAGCCGTACGGCATGGTCCTCGTGACGGGGCCGACGGGCTCGGGCAAGACGACCACGCTTTACGCGTGCCTGTCGGAGATCCAGACGGTCGAGGACAAGATCATCACGATCGAGGACCCCGTCGAGTACCAGCTCCGCGGGATCACGCAGATCCCCGTGAACGAGAAGAAGGGGCTCACGTTCGCGCGCGGCCTGCGCTCGATTCTCCGCCACGACCCGGACAAGGTGATGGTCGGCGAGATCCGCGACGAGGAGACGGCGCAGATCGCGGTCCAGGCCGCGCTCACGGGCCACCTCGTCTTCACGACCGTCCACGCGAACAACGTCGTCGACGTCCTCGGGCGCTTCCTGAACATGAAGGTCGAGCTCTACAACTTCGTCTCGGCCCTCAACTGCATCCTGGCGCAGCGCCTCGTCCGCAAGATCTGCCCGCACTGCCGCCAGCCGTTCGTCCCGACCCCGCAGCTGCTCGAGGAGTCGGCCCTCACGCCCGAGCGGCTGAAGGGCGTCACGCTCTACGAGGGGCGCGGCTGTATCGAGTGCAACGGGACGGGGTTCTTCGGCCGGATGGCGATCACGGAGCTGCTCGACCTGTCGGACGAGATCCGCAGCCTCATCCTCGACAAGCGCCCCGCCGCCGAAATCAAGAAGGCCGCGCAGGCCGAGGGCATGACGTTCCTGCGCGAGAGCGCGATCAAGAAGGTCCTCGCGGGGGAGACGACGCTCCGCGAGATCAACAAGGTGACGTTCGTTGAGTGACAAGAACCCCTTCTCGCGGTCGTTCTGGCGCTCGCCGCGCCCGCCGCACGCCTTCGTGCTCGGGCGGGACCGGCTCGTCTACGTGGGCCCTCAGGACCCGGCGAAGAAGGCGGTGCTCGGCGCCGCTCCGGCGCTGCGCGTCGTGGCGCGCGCGCTGCCGGAGGACGCCTTCACGCCGGGGCCGGGCGACGTCCCCGTCGCCGGGCCGGCCGTGGCGGGCGCTCTCCAGCGCCTCCTCGCGGAGGTCGCCGTGAAGATCCAGGCCGCGTCGCTCGTCGTGCCGGACGGGTTCGTGAAGCTGCTCGCGGTGGACGTCGAGGACGCCGACCGCAACCACCGCGAGACGGACGAGATGATCGCGTGGAAGTTCGGCCGCGCGTTCGGCGAGCCGGCTCCGCAGCTGCGCCTCTCGTGGCATCCGGCCGGCCCCGGCGTCAAGGGGACCCGCATCCTCGCCCTCGCGGCGCCCGAATCGGCGGCGGCCTCGTGGGAGGCGCCGTTCGAGAAGGCCGGAATCCGGATCGGCGCGCTCGAGACCGGCGCGTTCGCCGTCTCCGCGCTCGCGAAGCCCGCGCCCGCCGGCGATTCGTTCCTCGTGTGGGCGGACGGCGACACGGCGACGGCCGTCTTCTTCGCGGACGGCGCGCTGCGCTTCGCGCGCACCCGCCCCGTTTTCGGCGACGCGGAGGGAGCCCTCCACGAGATTCGCCTCTCGGCGGCGTACCTGCGCGCGGGCGACGGCGGGGACGATCTCGCCGCGCCCTGCGCGGCCGGGCCCGAGGGCGCGGCCGTCGTCGAGGCGCTCGCGGCGTTCCGGAGAACGCGGGGCTTCGACGCTCCGGCGCCGCTGGCGCTTTCCGCTCTCGTCCCGGGCGCGAGCGTGGCGCCGGCCGCGTCCGCCGCCGACCCGGCGATCCTCATGGGCCTCGGCGCCCTCGCGGGGGACCGCTGACGTGGCCGGCCGCTTCAACCTCGCCCGCCGCCCGTTCGTCGACACGCGCCCCGCGAACCTGACGGCGGGGATCCTCGCGGTGCTCGTCCTGGGCGTCTCGTTCGTGGCCGTGAGGACCGTGTTCCGCTACCTCGACGATTCGCGGCGTACGCGCGAGGCGATCACGCAGCTGAAGACCGAGATCACGCGTCTCGAGGACGAGCGCGCGCGCGCCGAGGCCTCGCTCGCCCGCGTGGACGTCGCCACGCTCGCCGCCGACGTGGACGAGGCGAACGCAATCGCTCTCCGCCGCGCCTTCTCGTGGACGCGATTCCTGACCCGTCTCGAGCGGACGCTTCCCGCCGACGTGCGCATCGCCGTCATCTCGCTCCAGAAGGCCGCGGCGACGCCCGGGACCGCCGGAGGGGTCCGCGGCGTCTCGGGCGAATCGATGACCGTCGGCCTCACCCTGATCTCGCGCGACCCGAACGGACTGCCCAGGACGATTCGCGCCTTCGACGCGTCGCCGTGGTTCGAGCGGCCGGCGCCTTCGAGCGAGGACCGGGGCGAGAAGAGCGTGCCGGAGGGCCGCCGCCTGACGATGACCGTCCTCTACCGCGACGTCGAGGGTCGCGTCGCTCCGGCTGCAGGGCCGGCGGAAGGAGCCGCGCGATGAGCGCGCCCCCGGCCTTCGCCGGTTCCGCCGCGGGGGGCCGCGCGCTCACCGTCCTGCGCTCCGGGCTCGACCGCGTGACGCGCCGCGGGTTCCGCGCGTCCGCGTGGCGGGCCCGCGCGCCGCTGATCGCGGGCCTCGCGCTCGTCCTCGTCGCCGGGGTCGCGGTCCTCGTGACGTACCACGGGTTCTACGACGCGCGTGTGCAGGCCCTGGAGGCGACGCGCGCCGAGCTCGCCACGAGGCGCGACGAGGCTGCGGTCGCCGCGGCGAAGGTGAAGGCGACCGAGCAGCGCCTGAAAAACATCCAGAAGGAGCTCGAGACGTTCAACAAGGACGTCCTCGGGACGCGCAAGGAGCGCCTCGCGGCGCTCATCGAGGACGTCTACGCCCTCACGCAGAAGGCGGGACTCGTACCGGGCCAGATTTCGTACGCGTTGAGCGACTCCGCGGGCGCCGCACGCCTCGCCCTGACCTTCTCCGTTCAGGGGCGCTACGCCGACGTGAAGAAGCTCCTCTATTCGTTCGAGAACAATCCGCGTTTCCTGCTTCTCGAGAACGTCGCCGTCTCGACGGACGACCGCGAGCCCGACGTCCTGCGGCTGGGCCTCATGGTCGCCCACTACTTCCGGCCGGACGGCGCCTCGCCCCGGCGTGCGGCCCGGGCGGCTGCCGGGCGCGTGCCCACGGCGCCCGCTGCGCCCGTCAAGGCCGTGCCGAACGCGGGGGTGCCCGAATGAGCGCGCCCGCGGCCCCGCCGAAGACGAACACCCGGCTCCTCCTCGTTCTCCTGGCCGTCGCGGCGGGAGCAGCGGCCCTGACGTGGTGGCCGACGAAGCCGGACGAAGCTCCCGCCGGAATCCCCGGCTCCGAGCGCGCGCGCCTCGTGCGCGGGCCGGCCGACGCGTCGGCCGTGCCGGACCTCGCGCAGATCCCGCCGCGCGGCGCCCGCGCCGGCGAGGTGGACCGCAACGTCTTCCGCTTCTACGACAAGCCGACGCCGACGCCGACGCCGGTCCCGACACCGCGCCCGACGCCCATCGCGCCGGGCTCGCCGCTCTACGTGGGGCCGATGCCCATTCCGCCGACACCCACCCCGACCCCGATCGTTCCCCCGGCCATTCCGTACAAGGTGCTGGGGAAGTTCGGGCCGCGCGAGAACCCGATCGTCGCGCTCGAGGAGGGGGGACGCATCATCAACGCCCGCGAGGGCGACGTGGTCGACGGGCGGTTCCGGATCCAGAAGATCAACCGCGAATCCGTCGACATCTCCTTCCCGGGCCTTCCGCCCGAGATCACCCGCAGGATCCCCATTCCGCTGCCATGACGGGCACGCCGAAGGACTTCGCATGACGACGACACCTCCCGACCGCGACCCCCGCCGCCGCACGCGCTTCCGCGCGCTTGCGGCGCTCGTCACGTTCGCGATCGCGATCACCGTTTCCGGCTGTGCCGGCTCGCGCGCCCTGCAGCAAGCCCGGCGGGAGGAGGCGCGCGAGCACTGGGATCTCGCCGTCCTCGCCTGGGAGGAGGCCGTCGCGCTCGAGCCGACGCTGACGGAGCTCCGGGTCGGCCTCTACCGGGCGAAGATGAAGGCCGCCCAGATCCACTACGAACGCGGACGCATTCACCGCAATTCGGGCCAGCTCGACATGGCCCTCGCCGAGCTCGAGCAGTCGGTCGCGCTCGACGGGACGAGCGACGCGGCGCAGGCGGAGCTCAAGAAGACGAAGGCGGACATCGAGACGAGGGCCCGGGAGAACGCCGGGGGCACCCCCGTCGAGAAGGCGAAGGCCCGGACGCGCGGCGCACGCGGCGCCCCGCCGATGCTCGTGCCGTCGTCGACGAAGCCCATCGACGTCACGTTCCCGCCCGACACGAACATCAAGAAGATCTACGCGGCTCTCGGCGCCGCCGCCGGCATCAACGTCATCTACGACCCGCAGCTCAAGGACGACCGGTTCTCGCTCGACCTGCGCGGAATGACCTTCCAGAAGGCGCTCGAGACGACGCTCCGGCAGGCGGGCCACTTCTACAAGGTCATCGACGAGCGCACGATCCTCATCGCGCAGGACACGCAGCAGAACCGCAAGGAATACGAGGATCTCGTCATCCGGACGTTCTTCCTGTCGAACGGCGACGTGAAGGACGTTTCGCAGATGGTCCGGTCGATCCTCGACCTGAGGCGCCTCGCGGTGATCCCGCAGCTGAACGCCGTCGTCATCCGCGACACGGCCGACAAGGTCTCGGTCGCCGAGCGCCTCATCGAGGTGAACGACAAGGCGAAGTCGGAGGTCGTCGTCGACGTCGAGCTCCTCCAGATCAACACGCAACAGCTCATCGACCTCGGCGCGCGGTACACCCGCACGGTTACGGCAACGGTCGTGCCCGGCGCGGGCAGCGGCGCGACGACGCCCGCGACGTCCCTCCCGTGGAACGCGATCAAGGCGCTCGGGATCAACGACTTCATGTTCTCGGTCCCGGCCATTACGTTCAGCTTCATCAAGGACAACACGGACGCCGAGCTGCTCGCCAAGCCGCAGCTGCGCATCGCGGAGGGCGAGAAGGCCCAGCTCGTCATCGGCGACCGCGTCCCGATTCCCGTCACGACGATCAACACGCAGCAGGCCGTCGGCGGGACGGGCGTCATCCCGATCACGTCGTTCCAGTACCAGGACGTCGGCATCAAGATCGACATGGAGCCCCGCGTCCACCACAACAAGGAGGTCTCGCTCAAGCTCACGATCGAAGTTTCGCAGATCAACGGCTACCAGACGGCAGCCGACGGGACCAAACAGCCCATCATCGGGACGCGCACGATCACGTCCTCGATCCGGCTCAAGGACGGCGAGACGAACTTCCTCGCAGGCCTCATCCGCAAGGACGTCGCCAAGACACGGAACTCGATCCCGTTCCTCGGCGACCTGCCGCTCATCGGCACCCTGTTCTCGGCCGTGAGCACCGACACGAAGCGGACGGACGTCTTCCTGACGTTGACGCCGCACATCATCCGGTCGCCGCAGATCACCGACGAGGACCTGATCCCGATCTGGGTCGGGACGGAGAACAACGTCTCCTTCTCGGGCCTCAACACGCGCCTCGAGTCCCCGAACGCGGCGGGCTCGCCGTTCGACGCGCCCGCCCTGGAGACTCCCCGCGTGGCGCCGCGGCCCGTCGGGGGGCCCGCCTCCATGGCGCCGAACGTCCCGCAGGGCGGGATGCCGAACGACCCGTTCAAACGGCCGGCTGCGGCGCCCACGCCGGCTCCGGCTCCCGGCCCTGGAGGGTCGAAGACCAACGCCACGGCCGCGACGGCCGCCGAGGCCTCGAACGCGGCCGTGAGCGCTGCGGCCGCGGCTGCCTCCGACGCGCCCACCGGAGCCGTGCTCTCCCTAGAGGCCACGTCCGAGCAAGTCGCGCCCGGCGAGGTTGCCGTCGTGAACCTGACGGGCCTCTCGGGCCTCGCGCCGCTCTCGGCGCTCGAGCTCACGGTCGAATGGGACCCGTCGGTCGCCGAGGTCACGGGCATCGCGCCGGGAGCGTGGCGGAACGCCGAGGATGCCGCGTCGATCCGGTTCGACGCCGACCGCACGGCCGGCCGCGCGCACCTGCACTTCGCGCGCGCCGGTCAGGGCGGCCTGCCCGACGGCGTCCTCGCGAAGCTCGCGGTCAAGGGGACCGCACCCGGGACGACCCTCGTCCGCGTGACCGCGGGTGCGGCTGCGACGTCCCGCGGACCCGCGGCGCCTCCGGTCGTCGAGCCCGCCTCGTTCACGGTGAAGGCCGTTCCATGATCCTGGCGCCTCGCAGGGGCCGCGGGTACTCGCTCGTCGAGCTCGTGATCGTGTGCGCGTGCATCCTGATCCTCACGGCGATGATCGTGCCGGTGACGCGGTTCGGCGTCGTGCGCCAGAAGGAGATGGAGCTCCGCGCGGCGCTCCGGAACATCCGGACCGCGATCGACGACTTCAAGCGGATGTCAGACCAGGGCCTGATCCCCGTCGAGCTCGACACCGAGGGCTATCCGAAGACGCTCGACAAGCTCGTCGAGGGCGTCGAGCTGGTGGGCCAGGTCAAGAAGAAGAAGCGCTTCCTGAGGAAGCTCCCGGTCGACCCGATGACGGGAAAGGCCGAATGGGGACTGAGGAGCTATCAGGACGATCCCGACTCGCGCTCGTGGGGGAGGCAGAACGTGTACGACGTGTACTCGCTCTCGCCGTTCACCGGGCTCGACAAGACGAAGTACAAGGACTGGTGAGCATGAGACACCCGAAGGGCTTCACGCTCGTCGAGCTGCTCGTCGTCATGGCGATCCTCGGGATCCTCGTGGCGATCGCCGTTCCGCAGCTGCAGCAGGCGCCCATCCGCGCCAAGGAAGCCACGCTGCGCGAGGACCTCTTCACGTTCCGGACGTGCCTCGACCAGTTCTACGCGGACAAGGGCCACTACCCGGACACGCTGCAGACGCTCGTCACCGAGAAATACATCCGCAAGATCCCGGTCGACCCGTTCACGCGGTCGGCCGACACGTGGCAGGTCGTGATGGAGGAGCCGGACTCGTCGGAGACCGCGTCCCCCGATCAGCAGCCGGGGATCGTCGACGTCAAGAGCGGTTCGAAGGAGATCTCGCGGATCGACAAGACGGCCTACAACACGTGGTGATGGGGGAGCGGTGAGGGGATCCCGCGGCTATACGTTGGTGGCCCTGATCATGGGCATGACGATCATGGCGATTCTCATCGCCGCGGTGCTGCCGCTTGCCTCGACCGAGGCCCAGCGCGACAAGGAAGACGAGCTCATCTTCCGGGGCTTCCAGTACGCCGAGGGGATCCGCGGCTTCCGCCGCCGATACGGGCGCTACCCGAATACCCTCAAGGAGATGTTCGAGACGCGCCCGCGCACGCTCCGCAAGCTCTGGAAGGACCCAATCACGAATTCCCTCAACTGGGGGCTCGTGTCGCTGACGACCGGCGGACCTCTTTCCGGAGCCACGCCGCCGCGGGGACGCGGCGGCGAGTCTCCGACTCCGGTCCCGACGCCCGTTCCGACGCCCGGTTTCGGAGCGCCCCCGTCGACGGCGACGGGGCCCGTCGTCGGCGTGTACTCGCTGTCGAAGAAGAAGTCGTTCCGCCTCTTCAACGGCCGGGACGTTTACAACGAATGGCGGTTCACGGAGCAGACGTTGATGAACCAGGCCCCGCAGCCGCCGGCGGGGCCCCCGGGGCCTGGGATCGGGCGCTGACGGGCACGAGTCCGGCGCGCACGGCGGGGGCGAGCTGTCGCGCCGCGGCGTCGTGCCCGGCCGCGCTCCAGTGGATTCCGGCCGGCAGGAACAGCCGGGCGCCTTCGGCGGCTTCGCGCCGGAAGCCGGGCATGAGGTCGACGAACGGGATCCCGCGCGCCTCGCACGCCTCGCGGACGCGCCGGAAGCCGTCTTCCTCGAACGCGTCTTCGCTCAGGCCGTAGACCTTCAGGAGACGGGCTCCGACCGCGGACTCGACGAGGAAGCGCGGCGGCACGGAGAAGACGCCGAGCGGCGCGCCGAGCGACGCGGCCTCGTCGCGGACGGCCCCGAGAAGCGCGAACGCGAGCGCGAACTCTGCCTCGCGCGACGCGGGCGGGCTCTTCAGCGAGAAGTCGATCGACACGGGTCTCTGCTCGGGGGCGCCGCCCACGGCCCGGCCGGCCGACGAGAGCCCGTTCCGGAGGAGCGACCACAGGTGCGACCGTCCCCCGAGGGACGCGTCGAGACGAGCAAACGTCGACGGCGCCGAGAAGCCGGCGGGAGGGTGCGGGACGAGGCGCCCGCCCTCGAGCGTGAACCGCGGCTTCGGCAGGCCGTAGATCCGGTCGCTCACGTTCTCCATGAGGTCGTTCCAGAAGAACCCGACGAGAACGAGGTCGGGGGAGAACTTCCGGCCCCAGCGGCGGAGGGTGAGCAGCTCCTGGTCCGTCCCGTAGCCCGGGACGCCGAAATTCACGACCTCGAAGCCGGGCCCGAGGTGCGCGGCTAGCCGCCGCGTGAGGATCGCGTCCTGCGCGACGCCGCTCCCGAACACGAACGAGTCGCCGAGCACCGCAATCCGGTACGCCCCCGGCGCCTTCGCCTCCGCGTGAGGCGCGTCGCGAAAGCCCGCCTCGTTCGTCGAGAGGCCGTTCTCCCACGGGGCCGAGCCCACGGGCCACGCGACGTCGGGCTTCAGCGTCCAGCCGAGCTCCGCGTCGCGCCGCGTGAGGGGGCCCCCCGCGTCCGCGGCGCGGATGGTCTCGAGGAGCGGCTGCGGAAAGAACGCCCGCAGCCCCGCCTCGGCCGCCGCGAGAACCGCGGCGAGCGAGACGGCGAGGAGAAGGGCGTTCGTGAAGACACGCCGGCCGAGATTCAAGTCCGGAACCCCCCGCCCGCGATTGTCGGGCGGCGGCCGGTCGGGGACAAGCTCCGCCGACTAGAATCGGGTGTGCAGGTCGCGAGGCTCACGGACGGGACGGCGGTGTGGCTGGACCCCATGCGCGACGTGAAGAGCCTGGCCCTCGGGATCTTCGTGGCGGCCGGCTCGGCGGACGAGGCGCAGGGCGAACGCGGCTCGACGCACTTCCTCGAGCACCTCCTCTTCAAGAGGACCCGGCGGCGGTCCGGCGCGGCGATCGCGCGGATCACAGACCGGCTCGGCGGGGACTGCGACGCGTACACGACGAAGGAATGCGTCGCCTTCCACGCGCGCGTCCCGGCGGCGCGCGCGGCCGAGGCCGTCGACCTCCTTCTCGACCTCACGGCCGCTCCCGCGTTCACGGCCGCGGACGTCGACGTCGAGCGCGCCGTGATCCTCGAGGAGATCGCCGAGGCGCACGACGTGCCGGACGACCTCCTCCACGACACGTTCGTACGGGCGCTCTGGCCCAGGCATGATCTCGGCGCGCCGATCTTCGGGACGAAAGAGAGCGTGTCGGCCCTGACGCGCGCGACGCTCGCCGGCCGGTTCCGGGCGATCTTCCGGCCGGAGCGAACGCTCATCGTCGCGGCCGGGGCCCTCGACCCCGACCGCCTCGTCGGGCTCCTCGAGAGGGGCCGCTCGCGCCGCGCCCGCGCGCAATTCGCGGCCCTGCCGGGGAGCGCGCCACGAGCCGCGCGCTGCGCCGTGGCGATTCCGCGCGCGGACCTCGGGCAGGCGCACCTTCTCGTCGGGTCTGCGGCCCGCCTCTCCTGGGGTGACCCGCGCGTGCCGGCGGCTTGGATCGCCGCGGAGATCCTCGGCGGAGGCGTCT comes from the Acidobacteriota bacterium genome and includes:
- a CDS encoding SGNH/GDSL hydrolase family protein codes for the protein MNLGRRVFTNALLLAVSLAAVLAAAEAGLRAFFPQPLLETIRAADAGGPLTRRDAELGWTLKPDVAWPVGSAPWENGLSTNEAGFRDAPHAEAKAPGAYRIAVLGDSFVFGSGVAQDAILTRRLAAHLGPGFEVVNFGVPGYGTDQELLTLRRWGRKFSPDLVLVGFFWNDLMENVSDRIYGLPKPRFTLEGGRLVPHPPAGFSAPSTFARLDASLGGRSHLWSLLRNGLSSAGRAVGGAPEQRPVSIDFSLKSPPASREAEFALAFALLGAVRDEAASLGAPLGVFSVPPRFLVESAVGARLLKVYGLSEDAFEEDGFRRVREACEARGIPFVDLMPGFRREAAEGARLFLPAGIHWSAAGHDAAARQLAPAVRAGLVPVSARSQAPGAPPAAAGPGSSTSAP
- a CDS encoding insulinase family protein: MQVARLTDGTAVWLDPMRDVKSLALGIFVAAGSADEAQGERGSTHFLEHLLFKRTRRRSGAAIARITDRLGGDCDAYTTKECVAFHARVPAARAAEAVDLLLDLTAAPAFTAADVDVERAVILEEIAEAHDVPDDLLHDTFVRALWPRHDLGAPIFGTKESVSALTRATLAGRFRAIFRPERTLIVAAGALDPDRLVGLLERGRSRRARAQFAALPGSAPRAARCAVAIPRADLGQAHLLVGSAARLSWGDPRVPAAWIAAEILGGGVSSRLWRDVREARGLAYHVGAHVSLHRAAGLAVITAATQPKNLGRLVRTTGRVLGRLLRDGVSRTELARAKNQFAAEAALSQESTASRRDTAARAWLSRGRPYETEEYLADVAKVTAEDVAEAAALLWGDAGRMGLGVSGPLPDARAAGAERFARALADEFAGEAAA
- the pilO gene encoding type 4a pilus biogenesis protein PilO codes for the protein MSAPPAFAGSAAGGRALTVLRSGLDRVTRRGFRASAWRARAPLIAGLALVLVAGVAVLVTYHGFYDARVQALEATRAELATRRDEAAVAAAKVKATEQRLKNIQKELETFNKDVLGTRKERLAALIEDVYALTQKAGLVPGQISYALSDSAGAARLALTFSVQGRYADVKKLLYSFENNPRFLLLENVAVSTDDREPDVLRLGLMVAHYFRPDGASPRRAARAAAGRVPTAPAAPVKAVPNAGVPE
- a CDS encoding type II/IV secretion system protein, coding for MSTARNDSVDAAIPRFLDAASEETRARQLAERLGLPYVDLWTFRIDAEIFRSIPLEWMLRFEFVPEHRENGTLSVVMADPSDVVKRDELEALLKARLKVKVGSRAALQDILQKSESTQRVLEEATEEFRMQVVREDEEGQEVLSIDRITADASPIIKLVDSVLFNAIQRRASDIHIETQEHVVVIKYRIDGVLYPAMEPIDKKHHQTIISRIKVMSELDIAEKRIPQDGRFKVRVKGRTIDFRVSIMPTVHGEDAVIRILDKESANAEFKNLRLDVLGMDPETMRRLRKFIREPYGMVLVTGPTGSGKTTTLYACLSEIQTVEDKIITIEDPVEYQLRGITQIPVNEKKGLTFARGLRSILRHDPDKVMVGEIRDEETAQIAVQAALTGHLVFTTVHANNVVDVLGRFLNMKVELYNFVSALNCILAQRLVRKICPHCRQPFVPTPQLLEESALTPERLKGVTLYEGRGCIECNGTGFFGRMAITELLDLSDEIRSLILDKRPAAEIKKAAQAEGMTFLRESAIKKVLAGETTLREINKVTFVE
- a CDS encoding type II secretion system protein; this encodes MILAPRRGRGYSLVELVIVCACILILTAMIVPVTRFGVVRQKEMELRAALRNIRTAIDDFKRMSDQGLIPVELDTEGYPKTLDKLVEGVELVGQVKKKKRFLRKLPVDPMTGKAEWGLRSYQDDPDSRSWGRQNVYDVYSLSPFTGLDKTKYKDW
- a CDS encoding prepilin-type N-terminal cleavage/methylation domain-containing protein, with the translated sequence MRHPKGFTLVELLVVMAILGILVAIAVPQLQQAPIRAKEATLREDLFTFRTCLDQFYADKGHYPDTLQTLVTEKYIRKIPVDPFTRSADTWQVVMEEPDSSETASPDQQPGIVDVKSGSKEISRIDKTAYNTW